In the genome of Pseudomonas fluorescens, the window TCGCGATTACTAGCGATTCCGACTTCACGCAGTCGAGTTGCAGACTGCGATCCGGACTACGATCGGTTTTGTGGGATTAGCTCCACCTCGCGGCTTGGCAACCCTCTGTACCGACCATTGTAGCACGTGTGTAGCCCAGGCCGTAAGGGCCATGATGACTTGACGTCATCCCCACCTTCCTCCGGTTTGTCACCGGCAGTCTCCTTAGAGTGCCCACCATGACGTGCTGGTAACTAAGGACAAGGGTTGCGCTCGTTACGGGACTTAACCCAACATCTCACGACACGAGCTGACGACAGCCATGCAGCACCTGTCTCAATGTTCCCGAAGGCACCAATCCATCTCTGGAAAGTTCATTGGATGTCAAGGCCTGGTAAGGTTCTTCGCGTTGCTTCGAATTAAACCACATGCTCCACCGCTTGTGCGGGCCCCCGTCAATTCATTTGAGTTTTAACCTTGCGGCCGTACTCCCCAGGCGGTCAACTTAATGCGTTAGCTGCGCCACTAAGAGCTCAAGGCTCCCAACGGCTAGTTGACATCGTTTACGGCGTGGACTACCAGGGTATCTAATCCTGTTTGCTCCCCACGCTTTCGCACCTCAGTGTCAGTATCAGTCCAGGTGGTCGCCTTCGCCACTGGTGTTCCTTCCTATATCTACGCATTTCACCGCTACACAGGAAATTCCACCACCCTCTACCATACTCTAGCTTGTCAGTTTTGAATGCAGTTCCCAGGTTGAGCCCGGGGCTTTCACATCCAACTTAACAAACCACCTACGCGCGCTTTACGCCCAGTAATTCCGATTAACGCTTGCACCCTCTGTATTACCGCGGCTGCTGGCACAGAGTTAGCCGGTGCTTATTCTGTCGGTAACGTCAAAACACTAACGTATTAGGTTAATGCCCTTCCTCCCAACTTAAAGTGCTTTACAATCCGAAGACCTTCTTCACACACGCGGCATGGCTGGATCAGGCTTTCGCCCATTGTCCAATATTCCCCACTGCTGCCTCCCGTAGGAGTCTGGACCGTGTCTCAGTTCCAGTGTGACTGATCATCCTCTCAGACCAGTTACGGATCGTCGCCTTGGTGAGCCATTACCTCACCAACTAGCTAATCCGACCTAGGCTCATCTGATAGCGCAAGGCCCGAAGGTCCCCTGCTTTCTCCCGTAGGACGTATGCGGTATTAGCGTTCCTTTCGAAACGTTGTCCCCCACTACCAGGCAGATTCCTAGGCATTACTCACCCGTCCGCCGCTGAATTCAGGAGCAAGCTCCTGTCATCCGCTCGACTTGCATGTGTTAGGCCTGCCGCCAGCGTTCAATCTGAGCCATGATCAAACTCTTCAGTTCAAACATCTTTGGGTTTTGAGAAAACCCTAAACTTGGCTCAGCAATCGTTGGTTACATCTTTGATTTCTCGCGGAGTAACTTGTGATGCTGATAATCTGTTGACTAGCAGTCTGACTCCACAAGCACCCACACGAATTGCTTGATTCAGTTGTTAAAGAGCGGTTGGTTAAGATCTTTCGTCTCAACCGAGGCGCGCATTCTACAGCAGCCTCATTTGCTGTCAAGTGATTATTTTCAGAGGTTTTCCAAGTTTCCTTTTCAACTTCAACCACTTGCGCTTCAGATCTCTCATCAGCGGGAGGCGAATTCTACAGCGTTACACACTGCTGTCAACACCTCTTTTTCAACTCCCTTTCGGCTTCGATGAACTGAAGCAACCCGCTGTCGAAAACTGCGTAACTCTTTGTTTACCAAGGAGTTTTCCGTTTCGACTGCGCCGGAAGTGGGGCGAATTATAGGCTTCCAGAATCTGCCGTCAAGCACTGATTTGGGTTTCTACCGAAATGTGCAAAAACGCTGCTTATATATAGACGCGCCTGCAGGGAATGCGCAGTATATTGCCCAACACAAATAGAAATACCCTTGATTCCTATATTTCGGACGATGCCACGCAATGAATGACCATCCTCGCAGCCTAGCCTCTACCTTGTTCTCGGTTGGGCTGCTGCTCATAGCCATGGCGTCGATCCAGTCCGGAGCCTCTCTGGCCAAAAGCATGTTCTCGGTTGTTGGCCCTCAGGGGACGACAACATTACGACTGATTTTTGCCAGCATAATAATGATGCTGATACTGCGTCCATGGCGGGCAAAACTCACCGCAAGATCCCTGCGCACCGTCATCGTCTACGGGATGGCGCTGGGCGGCATGAACTTCCTCTTCTATATGTCATTGCAAACAGTCCCGCTGGGCATCGCGGTGGCTCTTGAATTCACCGGCCCACTGGCGGTGGCGATCTACTCCTCGCGTCGCGTGATCGACTTTTTGTGGATCGCCCTGGCTGCCGTCGGCTTACTGTTACTGATACCGATGGGAGAAGCGACCTCCGGCATCGATCTGGTAGGCGCCGGTTATGCCTTGGGTGCCGGGGTCTGCTGGGCACTGTACATTTTGTTCGGTCAAAAAGCCGGGGCCGACAATGGCGTGCAAACCGCCGCACTGGGGGTAATGATCGCTGCGCTGTTCGTAGCCCCCATCGGTATTGTCCATGCAGGTTCCGCTCTGCTGAGCCCGTCATTGATCCCTATAGCCCTCGGCGTCGCCATCTTGTCCACGGCCCTCCCCTACACCCTGGAGATGGTCGCGCTGACCCGCATGCCGGCCAGAACCTTCGGCACACTGATGAGTATCGAGCCCGCCTTCGGCGCGCTATCTGGCTTACTGTTCCTTCATGAATACCTCTCTCTGTCACAATGGATGGCAATCATGTGCATCATTCTGGCATCCATCGGCGCAACCATGACCATGAGCACTGCTGCCAGGCCAGTAGTAACGGCAGATTGAGAGCGGATATGACACGGGTCTGGTATTTGCCGCCCAATTAGGCCATGTTTAGCCCCGCAACCCAGAGTCATACCACGGATAATTTCAGGTAGGGATATCGGTACGCGTCTAGCGAAAGCGAATGCAGCCAGACCCGGGCACAAGATCCGGGGACGCTATAAGGACAGTAATGAAACGAATTTTGATTTTGATCGCCGTACTTGCAATTGCGGGCTGCGCGGCGACATCAAACACACAGATCAAGCACGGCAAGAAAGGGCTACACATCAACTGTTCCGGACTATCTTCGTCCTGGGACAAGTGCTACGCCAGCGCTGCCAACTCCTGCGCACCCAAGGGATACAAGGTCATCGCCAAGTCGGGAGATGCCGTGGAAGAGCCCGGCGATTATCCGTTTGGCCTCAATCCAGCGGGTTATACCAGCCGCAGCATGATTGTCATCTGCAAATAGGCAGGGCCGTCGCGTCAGGTTCTCGGACTTGCGATCTGACGGCCAATTTCCTCGTAGCTGGACTTCAGCACAGTGCGCTGGATATCCGGACTAGCCAGCATGCGCGCTACGACCAGCGCACCAATACATTGCGACAGAATCGCCCACGCCAGGCTGTCGCTTTGCAGAACACCCGCCCAACGTTCCTGAAGCCGACAAATCCAGTGCTCTGCCTGCTGGCGGACAGTCACGTCGGAACGGGCAATTTCCGCCCCCAATGCCGGCAATGCACAACCGGTCTCCGGATTCTCGACGTGAGACATACTCAGGTACTGTTTCAAGCAGCGCTCAAGCTTGTCACGGTCCTGCCCCTCCCCCAGTCGCGTCAGGCTTTGCCCCAACTCACGCTCGACTATGCTTGCGAACAACTCGTCTTTCGACGAGAAGTGGCTATAGAAGGCGCCGCCACTCAAGCCAATCGCTTTCATCAGGCCGTCCACGCCTACCGTTGAAAATCCGGACTTCTTGGCCGATACAGCACTGCTTTCCAGCAGCCTTTGCCTGGTTTCCAGCTTGTGACTGGCCGAATAACGCATTGTCCTTCCCCCTGGATTGCTCACCTTGACGTCTGTCGAATCATAGCATAACGTTCGTTTAGTTAACGATCGTTTACCAAAAGGGATCTACCCATGAATAACAAGAAGGTCGTACTGGTCGTCGGGGCAGGTGATGCCACGGGCGGCGCCATTGCCAAGCGTTTTGCCGAGGAGGGTTTTGTCGCCTGCGTCACCCGCCGCAGTGCGGACAAGCTCCAGCCACTGGTGGATGCCATCAGGGCCGATGGTGGGGAGGCCCACGGTTTTGCCTGCGACGCTCGCAAGGAAGACGATGTGGTGGCACTGGTCGAGCAGATCGAAAGCGAGATCGGCCCCATCGAGGCGTTCGTGTTCAACATCGGCGCCAACGTGCCGTGCAGCATTCTCGAAGAAACCGCCCGCAAGTATTTCAAGATCTGGGAAATGGCCTGTTTCTCGGGGTTTCTCAATGCGCGGGAAGTGGCCATACGCATGGCCAAGCGCCAGCGGGGCACAATCCTGTTCACCGGTGCCACCGCTGGCCTGCGTGGCGCAGCCGGGTTCGCCGCATTTGCCGGTGCCAAGCACGGCATTCGTGCGCTGGCGCAAAGCATGGCCCGAGAACTCGGCCCGATGAATATTCACGTTGCCCATGTCGTCGTCGACGGCGCCATCGATACCGATTTCATCCGCGACAGCTTCCCCGAGAAATACGCGACCAAGGATCAGGACGGCATCCTCAACCCCGAACACATTGCCGAGAATTACTGGTACCTGCACAGCCAGCCCCGCGACGCCTGGACTTTCGAACTGGACCTGCGCCCCTGGAGCGAACGCTGGTAAGCCCTCCCCTACAACAATAAGCAGAGTGCACCGAACATGAGCAAAACCGTGGAATTCCTTTTTGACCTGGGCAGCCCCACCACTTACCTGGCCTATACCCAGTTACCGGCAATCTGCGAGCAAACCGACAGCCAGCTGATCTACATCCCGATCCTGCTCGGCGGTGTGTTCAAGGCCACCGGCAACGCCTCACCGGCGACCATTCCAGCCAAGGGCCGCCACATGATTCAGGACCTCGACCGTTATGCCCGGCGCTACGGCGTGCCACTGAAGTTCAATCCGCATTTCCCGATCAACACCCTGGTGCTGATGCGTGCCGTGACCGGCATTCAGCTGCACCATCCCGAGCGTTTTGTCGCCTTCATTGACTGCCTGTTCAAGGCCCTGTGGGTCGACGGCCGCAACCTCAATGACCCGGCAACCGTGGCCACGGTGCTGAGCGGCAACGGTTTCGATCCCAATGAGGTGCTGGCACTGACCGCCGACGAAACAGTCAAGGCAACGCTCAAGGACAACACCGAGAAAGCAGTGCAGCGCGGCGTATTCGGCGTACCAAGCATGTTTGTCGATAACCAGTTGTACTTCGGCCAGGATCGACTGGACTTCGTGCTCGAAGCCTTGAGTTAAGGCCCGACCATCAACCGCCCCTTTGCCGCTCCCGACAAGAGCGGTACATGGGCGGCCTCTGCTGTTTGCCCCGGCGAATCGGCGCCAATTCGCCAGAGTCAGAGCCTTTGTCGACTATATGAGCCAGGCGCTGGAAACAGCGCCCGGCTACAGCCAATCAGATAGCCGCAGTGCGAGTGTTTAGCCACTCAAGTGCAGCACCCTCGACCAATGGACTCAGGCGCTCGCGCACTTCAGCGTGGTAGGTGTTGAACCACTGCTTTTCCTCGTCCGACAGCAGCGAGGTTTCCAGGCAGCGCGTATCGATCGGGCACAGGGTCAGGGTTTCGAACTTGAGGAACTCGCCGAATTCGCTTTTGCCTGCCTCACGGTTCATCGCCAGGTTTTCGATACGCACACCCCAACGACCCGGACGATAGGTGCCCGGTTCAATGGACGTGATCATGCCGGGTTGCATCGCGGTTTGCGGTGCAGGTGCGGCCTGATAAGCGATGACTTGCGGACCTTCGTGGACGTTCAGGAAGTAACCGACGCCATGACCGGTGCCGTGACCGTAGTCGACACTTTCCGCCCAGATGGGCGCACGGGCGATGGAATCGAGCAGCGGCGACAGGATGCCTTTCGGGAACTGCGCACGGGACAAGGCAATCACGCCCTTGAGCACGCGGGTGCAATCGCGTTTTTGCTCATCGGTCGGTGTGCCCACCGCAACCATGCGCGTGATGTCAGTGGTGCCGCCCAGGTACTGGCCGCCGGAGTCGATTAGCAGCAGGCCGTCCCCTTCGATCACAGCGTGCTCTTCTTCGGTGGCATGGTAGTGAGGCATCGCGCCATTGGCGTTGAACGCGGCGATGGTATTGAAGCTCAGCGAGACATAATCCGGACGGCGCTCACGGGCGGCGGTGAGTTTTTCGTCGATGGTCAGTTCAGTGATGCGCTCGCGCCCCAGCGCCGAGTCCAGCCAGGCGAAGAATTCGCACAGCGCTGCGCCGTCCTGTTCCATGGCCTGACGGATGTGTTCGGCATCGGCCAGGCTTTTTTGCGATTTGGCCAGGGTGGTCGGGTTCAGGCCTTCGATCAGCTTCACCCCACTGTTCAGGTTGTCCAGCAACCCCGCCGTGACCCGCGCCGGGTCTACTTGCAGGCTCGCACCGCTCGGCACGGCGCGCAGTGCGGCGGCGACCTCGCTGTAATCGCGCAAGGTCACGCCGTCCTGTTCAAGGATGGCGCGCAGCTCGGCGCTGACTTTGCTCAAGGCGACAAACAGCGTGGCCTGCTGTTGATTGATCAAGGCGAAAGAAACAAACACCGGGTTGAACGACACGTCGCCGCCACGCAGGTTGAACAGCCAGGCGATATCATCCAGGGTGGCGATGAAATGCCAGTCGGCACCCCGCGCCTGAAGGGTTTCACGCAGTTTGGCGAGTTTTTCGCCACGGCTGACGGTCGCCTGTGGTGGCAGGTGCTGATAGATCGGTTCGTTCGGCAGACCTGGGCGGTCGCTCCAGACGCCGCTCAGCAGGTCGATGTCGGTGCGCAGGCGGGCGCCACGCTCTTCAAGTTTACCGCTCAGGGTCCGTGCCGAAGCCACGGCCATGACCGCGCCATCGACCGCGACAACGCCGCCCTCGGGGGTTTGCTCGGCCAGCCATTCCAGTGGCCCGGGTTGACCCGGTTGCAGCTTGACCAGATCAATGCCGCTGCCCTTGAGTTCCTTGGTCGCCTGCTCCCAATAACGGCTGTCGGCCCAGACGCCGGCAAAGTCCGGGGTCACGATCAGGGTGCCGACCGAACCATGGAAGCCCGACAACCACTGGCGCCCCTGCCAGTAACCCGGCAGGTATTCGGACAGGTGCGGGTCGGCCGACGGCACCAGCAAGGCGTGAATGCCCTCCCGGCTCATCAGTTCGCGGGTTTGCGCCAGGCGCTGGGGCACCGAGCCATTGATCGAAAGCTGCGTATTCATCGTCTCTCCTGCTAATCACTTGTTCATTATTGTTGAGTGCCGATCAATGTCGGCGCTTCGTCGCCCTATTGCCAGAATGCCGGAGCACTGGCGCAGGCTGCCTTGATCAGTTGAACCGCCTGGTCGATGTCCTGCTCGGTGGTGAAACGCCCGAGGCTCAAGCGGATGGTGCGGCCGGCCGAGCGGGCATCGTGCCCCAGGGCCAGCAGTACATGGGATGGGGTATTGCTCGCGGAATTGCAGGCCGAGGTCGCGGAAAATGCGATCGATGCCAGCAACGCCGCCGGGTTGAACTCGCCTTCGTCGAAGGTCAGGCTCAGGGTATGGGGAATGCGCCGGGTCGGGCTGCCGTTGAGACGCACGCCGGGAATGCTCTGCAATTGCTCGAGCAAGCGTTCACGCAAACGCACGATGGTGGCTTTCTCTTCATCGAACGCAGCCGCCGCCAGTGCAAAGGCCGCGCCCATAGCCACGATCTGATGGGTAGCCAGGGTGCCGGAACGCAATCCGCCCTCATGCCCGCCGCCATGGATCTGCGCCTGCAAACGCTGTTGCGCGCGCGGACCGACGTACAACGCGCCGATGCCTTTGGGGCCATAGAGCTTGTGCGCGGAAAACGACATCAGGTCCACGGGCCACTGCGCGAGGTCGATCGCCACTTTGCCCGCGCCCTGTGCGGCGTCGACATGGAACAACGCCCCGCGATCACGCACGACCTGACCGATGGCGGGAATGTCGTTGAGGGTGCCCAGTTCGTTGTTGACCAGCATCAGCGACACCAGGAAGGTGTCCTCGCGCATGGCTTCGCTGACCGCTTGCGCGGTGATCAGGCCCTCGGCGTCCGGCACCAGGTAAGTCACTGCTACACCGGCATCCTGCAGTTGCCTGGCGGTATCGAGAATGGCCTTGTGTTCGATCTGGCTGGTGATGATATGGCCGCCGCCAGTGCCGCGGGCCTGGGTCACGCCTTTGAGCGCGAGGTTGTTGGATTCGGTGGCGCCGGAAGTCCAGACGATCTGCCCGGGTGTCGCGCCGACCAGTTCGGCGACCTGGCGTCGCGCCTGTTCGACCGATTGCCGGGCCTGCTGGCCGAAGACGTGGGAGCTGGAGGCCGGGTTGCCGAAATTGCCGGTAAAGCCCAGACACTCGACCATCACCTTGATGACCCGCTCATCCACCGGCGTGGTGGCGGCGTAATCGAAATACAACGGACGTTTATTCATAAAAGACTCGCAGAGCGTGTTCCGGGATCAGGAAGCTCGTGACTGCAAACGGCAAAACGCAGCCTTGTGAGCTGCGCGCTGTTTTCAGAACGCTACCAATACCTGATCGGATGCCGTTAAAGAAGAATTACTTCATTTAATAGTGCGTAGGAACGCTCCTGAAAAGTCAGCTTAACAGGCATCGGGCAACCGGTTGAAGCAATGCGTCAGCTAAAGCTTTCGAGCAACAGCGGATACAGCGAACCCACGAGCAGCGCGGCCATGCCCCAATTGAACAGGCCCAGCCAGCGGCGATCCTTCAGAACGTTGCGCAACAGCGTGCCGCAAGCGGCCCAGACACCGACACTCGGCAGGTTGATGATCGCAAAGACAGCCGCGATCACGATCACATTAGTGAAGTAACCCTGCATCGGCGTGTAGGTGCTGATAGCGCCAATGGCCATGATCCAGGCTTTGGGATTGACCCACTGGAACGCGGCAGCGCCCAGATAGCTGATCGGTTTCGCCTCGCCCTGCTGACTCTCCGACATGGGCCCGGAATGGGCGATTTTCCACGCCAGATACAGCAAATACGCCGCCCCCACATAACGCAGCACGGTGTAGAGCAAGGGGTAAGTCTGGAACACCGCGCCAAGACCAAAGCCGACCGCCACCACTAGTATGAAGAAGCCACAAGTGATGCCGAGCATGTGCGGAATCGTGCGGTTGAAACCGAAGTTCACCCCGGAGGCCAGCAACATGGTGTTGTTCGGGCCGGGTGTGATCGAGGTGACGAGAGCAAACAGGGCGAACCCCAGCAGCAGGTCGAGTGAGAGCGTCATGGGTGGCAATCCGTCAAAGTCGATCAGATGTTGACCCTATCGCACACCCTGGAGGAAACCCATGGACAGTTAGGCAAAACTTGGAGCAGTACAGTTTCGCCTCAGCTTGGACGACCGTGAAGCTGTACAGATCGCCCGACGTTCATTTCACCCTGGTTGTCGAAGTTGAACGACTTTTGCAGTTGGCCGAGCAGTTCGGCTTTTTTCGCGTGGTATTCGTCGAAGGACAAACCGCGGCGGTTCAGCGCCTCCAGTGCCAGTTCCTTGCTTTCTTCAGCCGTGTAAGGCCGAAGCTCCGGGGAAACATGGCTGGCACATCCGGCGAGTACAGAGACGGCGAGCATCAGCAAAGTGGCAATCATCGGTTTCATATTGGCGTCCTGGCGACTGGGTTCGAGGCAATGAACACAGGCTACGCGCGCCCCCCGTGCTGCAGAAATCAACGCTTTCAATAGTGGCTATCAAGAAATGGCGATCATTGTCGATGTGCTGGGAGAACGCGGCCCGGGAGCGCACTGGTTAGAGTCGACTTGATGGCACTTGAATGGCGCTGCTGCTCGTCGGGCACTCGGTGAGTCGAAAGAGGCTGGCCTATATTTATTCGGTCGTACAACGGCACAGGTACTTTCTATTCACAAAACAGGAACAGGGAGATCCATCATGAGCGTCAAACCCATTCCAGAGGGGTATCACAGCGTCACCCCCTATCTGGGCATCAACAAAGCCGCCGAAGCCATCGCTTTCTACAAAAAAGCCTTTGGCGCCATTGAAATCATGCGCCTGGACATGCCCGATGGCGGTGTCGGCCACGCCGAACTGCGCATCGGCGATTGCCCGATCATGCTGGGCACTCCGTGCGATCAAGGACCGCTGAGCAACCCGGACAATTCGCCGTCCGTGGGTCTGCATTTGTACGTGACGGATGTCGACAAGTCCTACAAACAGGCGATCGATGCCGGCGCAACCGTTGTATCGGAGGTCAAGGATCAGTTTTACGGTGACCGTTCGGGCACCTTGAAAGATCCCTACGGGCACCTGTGGTTCCTCGCCACGCACAAGGAAGACCTGACCCAGGAGCAGATCGAGCAACGGGCGAAGGAGATGTTTGCCCAGGGTTGAAATCCTTGGTGCTGGAGCGGGCCTCTTCGCGAGCAGGCTCGCTCCCGCCGGGGCCCCGCCTTCAACAGCACCGCCGACTTGCTGATCACTTGCGCAAGCATGCCCGCCATTGACCTGTCGGCAATGAGAAACATTTTCTTTCATTTCCCCTTTCGGGATTTCCCCTGCTCATCCGTCCTACATAGATGCAGTCCTTTCGCGTAGGCAAAAGCCACGATCGGACCTTCAGGGCGCTCATCCCTGCGAAGCCCGCAGCCGAGCTGCCTCTCATCGAGCCAAGACCTCCAACATGTCAAAGAAGTCCCGTTCAAAAATCTGGTTCCTGGTCCATAGCTGGCTGGCGCTGCCGATCTGGTTTTTCGTGCTGATCGTCTGTGTGACAGGAACCCTGGCCGTCATCAGCCAGGAGATCGTCTGGCTGGCCAACCCGCCAATGCGCGCCAGCCAGCCCTCGGATGATGCTCCGCTGCTCAGCTATCAGCAGGTCATCGAGGCCATCAACAGGGCCGAACCGCAGACAGTGGTGCAGAGCATCAGTCGCCCCGACGAGTCGCACTTTGCCCTGGATGTCGAAGTCAGCTACCCCGACGGGCGCTCGGTGGTGATTTATGTCAATCCGTACAGCGGCGTGATCCAGGGCATCGCGCCGGAGTTCAACTTCCGCGCCTTTACCCGCGCCCTGCACGCTTGGTGGCTGGTGCCGTTCACCAATGGTTACAGCTGGGGCTGGTACCTGGTGTCGTTTCTCGGCTTGCCATTGCTGGCGTCGCTAATTACCGGTTTGGTGGTCTACAAACGCTTCTGGAAAGGCTTCTTCCGCCCGACCCTGCGCATTCGCCACGGCGCGCGGATTTTCTGGGGCGACTTTCACCGCTTGAGCGGCATCTGGTCGATCTGGTTCATCGCGGTGATCTCCGTCACCGGCACCTGGTTCCTGATCCAGGCCTTGCTGTCCGATAACCAGATTTCCATCTCCACGGAGAAGATCATCCCGGCGATGTCCCGCGAAGCAGTGCCGCTGTCGCCCGATGGCTCGCCCCCGCCGCGTATCGACCTTGATCGCGCGATTGAAATCGCCACGCAGGAAATCTCCGGGCTGGAAGCTAGTTTCGTCAGCCTGCCGGGCAATGCCTACAGCCATCTGGATGTCGGTGGACGCGGTTGGTACCCGTTGATGTTCCAGACCGCCACGATCAACCCGTACAACGGCGAAATCGCCGCCTCGCGCCTGATTTCGGACCGTTCGGCCCTGGAGTTCGTCACTGAGTCCATGCGCCCGCTGCACACCGGCGATTTCGGCGGACTGTGGATCAAACTGATCTGGGCGTTCTTCGGCCTGCTGCTGAGCATGATGGTGCTCAGCGGCCTGCTGATCTGGACCAAGCGCACGGCGCTGGCCACCGCCAATGCCTTCAAACGCAGTAACAAGAAACAGCGCGACACCGCGGCGCAACCGGCCACGAACCACGAAGTGTCGGAGGTCGACCTGTGAGCCAAGACATTGCAGCCCCGCAACCCTCGCGCCTGAGTGTGTTCTGGCACAGATGGCGCTTTCACCTGAACGTCCTGTTGCTGCTGATCCCACTCGGTTTCATGCCCAAGTACTTCGCCGACGAGGCATTGATGCGCGGCGACAGTGGCCTTGGCGAACGGGAGGTCGGCGAAGTCCGGGTCGGCCCCTGGAGCCTGCGCCTGGCGGAACTGCGCAACTCAGCCCCGATGCTCGAAGGCTCCGCCGGCTACATGAAGGGTTTCAACGCCGCGTTGTGCGAGGCCTGTATCGGCCAGGTCAAGGCCACTTACCTGCGCATCGGCAAGCCCCGAAGCCTGCGCGCCGCCGGAGTGATTTTCTTCGGTGCCCCGTACCGCATGGGCGCTTCGCTGCCCGTCCCGGAAAAGACCACGGCCGACGCCGAGCTGTGGATCACCATGGAAGGCTGGGACGGCGCCATGCATCAGGCATCCATTCCTTTGAGCCAGGCCTCCCCCGCCACCATCGCCTGGGTGAACAAACAAGGAGGCAAACCATGATCAACCCTCTTCGCTCGCTCAACCCCCTGTTGCTGGTGCTCTGCGCCGGTTTCAGTGCCAGCGCCCTGGCCCACAACCCGATGTGCGAATGCAAGGCCATCGACGCCGAACAGATCAAGTGCACCGGTGGTTTTTCCGACGGCAGCGGCGCGCCGGGCGTGACCCTCGATGTGATCGGCTACGACGAAACCATTCTGGTGCCGGGTAAGCTCGGGCCTGATTCGACCCTGACCTTCAAGAAGCCCGGAGCCGAGTTCTATGTGCTGTTCGATGCCGGCCCCGGTCACGTCGTGGAAATCGACCAAGCGGACATCGAGGCACCATGAGCACTCCAACGACCCAAGTCGTGCGCCCGGCCGGGGCCGGTCACGAAACCCTCTACGTTCTGCTGCTGTGCCTGATGATCTTGGCGGTGGCCGGCTCGGTGGTGCTCTGGCGTGGTGAATCCCATGAGGTGAGCAGTGTCAGCAGCCATCAACTGGATGCGCGCCGTGACCTCAGTGCATCCGAGCAAGGTATCTACGCCGATTTGCGGGTGACGCTGGACGAGATCCACCTGTTGCGCCAGGAACAGCAAGCGCTGCCGACTCCCGAGGCCCTCGCCGGGGAAGGGTTTGCCCCGTTTTCCCAGGATGCCAGCTCCGTCAGCCGGGGCGGCCATGCCTGGCAATTGCTCGACGCCAAGGCCTATTTCGGCCAGAGCCAGACGCCGACGGTCGCCGGTTCATTCCTGATGCGCCTGGCCGCAGCCAATGATGCGCCGGACATCTGGCTCAACCGCGCCAGCAAGCTCACGGCACCGGCCGACCTCAGCGACGCCGCGCTCGAAAGCGCCGGTTGGCAGCAGGTCGTCGCCCAATTCGATGCCGGCGTAACCCGCCAGCACCGGCACTGAACCCTCGCCTTTATCCGAGAGAAGACCGCTTTCCCATGCCCAATTCATCTCAACGTTGTTTTTTGCGCCTGCTACTGATCGGCTTGCTCGCCTGCCTGCTGCCATCCCTGGCCAGCGCCGACGAAGCCAAGCGCCTGCGTATCGGCATCACCCTGCATCCTTACTACAGCTACGTGGCGAACATCGTCGGCGACAAGGCCGAGGTGGTGCCGCTGATTCCGGCCGGTTTCAACCCGCATGCCTACGAACCCCGCGCCGAAGACATCAAGCGCATCAGCGGGCTGG includes:
- the rhtA gene encoding threonine/homoserine exporter RhtA, whose protein sequence is MNDHPRSLASTLFSVGLLLIAMASIQSGASLAKSMFSVVGPQGTTTLRLIFASIIMMLILRPWRAKLTARSLRTVIVYGMALGGMNFLFYMSLQTVPLGIAVALEFTGPLAVAIYSSRRVIDFLWIALAAVGLLLLIPMGEATSGIDLVGAGYALGAGVCWALYILFGQKAGADNGVQTAALGVMIAALFVAPIGIVHAGSALLSPSLIPIALGVAILSTALPYTLEMVALTRMPARTFGTLMSIEPAFGALSGLLFLHEYLSLSQWMAIMCIILASIGATMTMSTAARPVVTAD
- a CDS encoding TetR/AcrR family transcriptional regulator, with product MRYSASHKLETRQRLLESSAVSAKKSGFSTVGVDGLMKAIGLSGGAFYSHFSSKDELFASIVERELGQSLTRLGEGQDRDKLERCLKQYLSMSHVENPETGCALPALGAEIARSDVTVRQQAEHWICRLQERWAGVLQSDSLAWAILSQCIGALVVARMLASPDIQRTVLKSSYEEIGRQIASPRT
- a CDS encoding SDR family oxidoreductase; amino-acid sequence: MNNKKVVLVVGAGDATGGAIAKRFAEEGFVACVTRRSADKLQPLVDAIRADGGEAHGFACDARKEDDVVALVEQIESEIGPIEAFVFNIGANVPCSILEETARKYFKIWEMACFSGFLNAREVAIRMAKRQRGTILFTGATAGLRGAAGFAAFAGAKHGIRALAQSMARELGPMNIHVAHVVVDGAIDTDFIRDSFPEKYATKDQDGILNPEHIAENYWYLHSQPRDAWTFELDLRPWSERW
- a CDS encoding 2-hydroxychromene-2-carboxylate isomerase; its protein translation is MSKTVEFLFDLGSPTTYLAYTQLPAICEQTDSQLIYIPILLGGVFKATGNASPATIPAKGRHMIQDLDRYARRYGVPLKFNPHFPINTLVLMRAVTGIQLHHPERFVAFIDCLFKALWVDGRNLNDPATVATVLSGNGFDPNEVLALTADETVKATLKDNTEKAVQRGVFGVPSMFVDNQLYFGQDRLDFVLEALS
- a CDS encoding aminopeptidase P family protein encodes the protein MNTQLSINGSVPQRLAQTRELMSREGIHALLVPSADPHLSEYLPGYWQGRQWLSGFHGSVGTLIVTPDFAGVWADSRYWEQATKELKGSGIDLVKLQPGQPGPLEWLAEQTPEGGVVAVDGAVMAVASARTLSGKLEERGARLRTDIDLLSGVWSDRPGLPNEPIYQHLPPQATVSRGEKLAKLRETLQARGADWHFIATLDDIAWLFNLRGGDVSFNPVFVSFALINQQQATLFVALSKVSAELRAILEQDGVTLRDYSEVAAALRAVPSGASLQVDPARVTAGLLDNLNSGVKLIEGLNPTTLAKSQKSLADAEHIRQAMEQDGAALCEFFAWLDSALGRERITELTIDEKLTAARERRPDYVSLSFNTIAAFNANGAMPHYHATEEEHAVIEGDGLLLIDSGGQYLGGTTDITRMVAVGTPTDEQKRDCTRVLKGVIALSRAQFPKGILSPLLDSIARAPIWAESVDYGHGTGHGVGYFLNVHEGPQVIAYQAAPAPQTAMQPGMITSIEPGTYRPGRWGVRIENLAMNREAGKSEFGEFLKFETLTLCPIDTRCLETSLLSDEEKQWFNTYHAEVRERLSPLVEGAALEWLNTRTAAI
- a CDS encoding aminotransferase class V-fold PLP-dependent enzyme, with the protein product MNKRPLYFDYAATTPVDERVIKVMVECLGFTGNFGNPASSSHVFGQQARQSVEQARRQVAELVGATPGQIVWTSGATESNNLALKGVTQARGTGGGHIITSQIEHKAILDTARQLQDAGVAVTYLVPDAEGLITAQAVSEAMREDTFLVSLMLVNNELGTLNDIPAIGQVVRDRGALFHVDAAQGAGKVAIDLAQWPVDLMSFSAHKLYGPKGIGALYVGPRAQQRLQAQIHGGGHEGGLRSGTLATHQIVAMGAAFALAAAAFDEEKATIVRLRERLLEQLQSIPGVRLNGSPTRRIPHTLSLTFDEGEFNPAALLASIAFSATSACNSASNTPSHVLLALGHDARSAGRTIRLSLGRFTTEQDIDQAVQLIKAACASAPAFWQ